The genomic interval GGCGCTGCAGGACTTCCCGCGGATGCTTGCCGGCTCCTTGCTGATTGCAGGCCTGGCCATCGCTGTTGACCTCATCCTGGCCGCGGTGCAAAGAGCCCTTCTTTCGCCCGGCCTCAAAACCGATCTGCACGGTGGCCAAAAGGCCGCCGCTGATCTCCCAGCTGCCGCGCCTGCGCCAGCTGCTCTTCAAGGAGGTACCCCATGAAAGACAACACCAGGACAACCCTTACCCGCCGGGGACTGGCTGGCATGGCTGCCGGCGTCGGCCTGGCCGTCGCGCTGACGGCCTGCGGCGGAAGTGATCCGTTGAAGACCCCCAGCACCAGCGCCGGAAGCGCCGGCGGCGGCTCCTTGGTGGTCGGCTCGGCTGACTTCCCGGAGAGCCAGATCGTCGCTGAGATCTATGCCGGCGCGCTGACTGCGGCAGGGGTCACCGCAACCACCAAGCCGAACATCGGTGCCCGCGAAATCTACTTCAAAGCGGTCCAGGACGGCTCGGTTGACCTTGTCCCGGATTATTCCGGCAACCTGCTCTCGCACGTGGATCCTGAAGCTGCCGAGGTCTCGGCCGACGACATCTACAAGGCCCTGCCGGGGAAGCTCCCCGAAGGACTGGCAGTCCTGGAAGCATCCAAGGCCGAGTCCAAGGACGCCATGGTGGTCACCAAGGCCACCCAGGAGAAGTACCAGCTGAAGTCCATTGAGGACCTCGCCAAGGTCTGCAAGGACCTGACCATGGCGGCGCCGGCCACGTTCGAAACCCGTGCCTATGGCCTGCCCGGACTCAAAGCAAACTACGGCTGCGAACTCAAGTCACTGAAGCCCTTCAGCGACGGCGGCGGCAACCTGACCCTGCAGGCACTGCTGACCGACGACGTCCAGGTGGCTGACATCTACACCACCACACCGTCCATCGCGGACAACGACCTGGTGGTGCTGGAGGATCCCAAGAACAACTTCAAGGCCCAGCAGGTCCTGCCGCTCTACAACAAGGCAAAGATGACCGACAAGGCCAAGGACGCGCTGAACGCCGTATCGAAGATCCTGACCACTGATGACCTGGTCAACCTCAATCGCGCAGTCAGCGGCAGCCAGAAGCAAAATGCCAAAGACGCCGCCGCCACCTGGCTCAAGGACAAGGGCATCGTCAAGTAACACCTGACTCCACAACGCAATCACGACGGCGGCTGCCGGACCCACACGGGTCGGCAGCCGCCGTCG from Pseudarthrobacter sp. SSS035 carries:
- a CDS encoding ABC transporter substrate-binding protein, which gives rise to MKDNTRTTLTRRGLAGMAAGVGLAVALTACGGSDPLKTPSTSAGSAGGGSLVVGSADFPESQIVAEIYAGALTAAGVTATTKPNIGAREIYFKAVQDGSVDLVPDYSGNLLSHVDPEAAEVSADDIYKALPGKLPEGLAVLEASKAESKDAMVVTKATQEKYQLKSIEDLAKVCKDLTMAAPATFETRAYGLPGLKANYGCELKSLKPFSDGGGNLTLQALLTDDVQVADIYTTTPSIADNDLVVLEDPKNNFKAQQVLPLYNKAKMTDKAKDALNAVSKILTTDDLVNLNRAVSGSQKQNAKDAAATWLKDKGIVK